A single Anopheles arabiensis isolate DONGOLA chromosome X, AaraD3, whole genome shotgun sequence DNA region contains:
- the LOC120906024 gene encoding ras-related protein Rab-40C gives MAKEYDYLLKVLLVGDSDVGKQEILSGLDDGSTESPFCSGSGTAHKTTTILLDGKRVKLQIWDTSGQGRFCTIIRSYSRGAQGIILVYDITNKWSFDGLNRWLKEVEEHAPGVPKVLVGNRLHLAFKRQVAAKQAELYASRNKMACFEISPLCDFNIRESFCELARMALHRNGMERIWRTNKVLSLQELCCRSICRRTNVYTIDSLPLPPSVKSYLRSYALTSSQCLNTVLNNSASIAKNLKCKTATSYHLKHNVRNGCVIS, from the exons ATGGCGAAGGAATACGACTATCTGCTGAAGGTGCTGCTGGTCGGTGACAGTGACGTCGGCAAGCAGGAAATTCTCTCCGGCCTGGACGATGGCTCGACGGAAAGTCCCTTCTGCAGCGGTAGCGGCA CGGCGCACAAAACGACCACGATCCTTCTCGACGGCAAGCGCGTGAAACTACAGATCTGGGACACGTCCGGCCAGGGGCGCTTCTGCACGATCATCCGGTCGTACTCGCGCGGCGCCCAGGGCATCATCCTCGTGTACGACATCACGAACAAGTGGAGCTTCGACGGGCTGAACCGGTGGCTGAAGGAGGTGGAGGAGCATGCGCCGGGCGTACCGAAGGTGCTGGTCGGCAACCGTCTGCACCTCGCGTTCAAGCGGCAGGTCGCGGCCAAGCAGGCGGAACTGTACGCCTCCCGGAACAAGATGGCGTGCTTCGAGATATCGCCCCTGTGCGACTTCAACATCCGCGAGTCGTTCTGCGAGCTCGCCCGGATGGCCCTGCACCGGAACGGCATGGAGCGGATCTGGCGCACGAACAAGGTGCTGTCGCTGCAGGAACTGTGCTGCCGGAGCATCTGCCGGCGGACGAACGTGTACACGATCGACAgcctgccgctgccgccgtcgGTAAAGTCGTACCTGCGATCGTATGCCCTCACCTCCTCCCAGTGCTTGAACACGGTGCTGAACAATTCTGCGTCGATAGCGAAGAATCTCAAGTGCAAAACGGCCACCTCCTACCATCTGAAGCACAACGTGCGCAACGGTTGCGTGATTTCATGA